A single window of Eucalyptus grandis isolate ANBG69807.140 chromosome 1, ASM1654582v1, whole genome shotgun sequence DNA harbors:
- the LOC104414801 gene encoding dirigent protein 21 produces the protein MAPFKTSFTILAAFFSLTFLTTIKSETLFARELSAPDQFGLKTEKMTHLRFYLHDIVTAQHPTAVPVAQAATTNTSSTSFGLVLVIDDPLTVGPDLNSTLVGRAQGMFVMSSQSEVSLTMMMNLVFTEGAYKGSTLSVLAQNLVLKNPRELAIFGGTGVFRFARGYIQLRTHTINMTTLNAIVKYDAYALHY, from the coding sequence atgGCTCCCTTCAAGACAAGTTTCACCATCTTGGCCGCATTCTTTTCCCTCACCTTTCTCACTACGATCAAATCCGAGACACTGTTCGCTCGAGAACTATCTGCTCCAGATCAGTTCGGGCTCAAAACCGAGAAGATGACCCATCTCCGCTTCTATCTTCACGACATAGTCACCGCGCAGCACCCTACTGCCGTGCCCGTCGCCCAAGCAGCGACAACAAATACATCATCTACGTCTTTTGGTCTCGTCTTGGTCATAGACGACCCGTTGACCGTGGGCCCAGACCTGAACTCAACGCTCGTCGGTAGAGCTCAGGGAATGTTTGTGATGTCATCACAAAGCGAGGTGAGCCTCACCATGATGATGAACTTGGTTTTCACGGAAGGAGCGTACAAGGGGAGCACGTTGAGCGTCTTGGCGCAGAACTTAGTTTTGAAGAATCCGAGGGAGCTGGCCATCTTCGGCGGGACTGGCGTTTTCCGGTTTGCTCGTGGATATATTCAGCTGAGAACTCACACTATCAACATGACGACGCTGAATGCGATCGTGAAGTACGATGCTTACGCATTACATTACTGA
- the LOC104414795 gene encoding dirigent protein 21: MAPFKTSFTILAAFFSLTFLTTIKSETLFARELSAPDQFGLKPEKMTHLRFYLHDIVTAQHPTAVPVAQAATTNTSSTFFGLVMVMDDPLTVGPDLNSTLVGRAQGMFVKSSQSELSLTMTMNLVFTEGAYKGSTLSVLAQNLILKNPRELAIVGGTGVFRFARGYIQLRTHTINMTTKNAIVKYDAYALHY; the protein is encoded by the coding sequence atgGCTCCCTTCAAGACAAGTTTCACCATCTTGGCCGCATTCTTTTCCCTCACCTTTCTCACTACGATCAAATCCGAGACACTGTTCGCTCGAGAACTATCTGCTCCAGATCAGTTCGGGCTCAAACCCGAGAAGATGACCCATCTCCGCTTCTATCTTCACGACATAGTCACCGCGCAGCACCCTACTGCCGTGCCCGTCGCCCAAGCAGCGACAACAAATACATCATCTACGTTTTTTGGTCTCGTCATGGTCATGGACGACCCGTTGACCGTGGGCCCAGACCTGAACTCAACGCTCGTCGGGAGAGCTCAGGGAATGTTTGTGAAGTCATCACAAAGCGAGTTGAGCCTCACCATGACGATGAACTTGGTTTTCACGGAAGGAGCGTACAAGGGGAGCACGTTGAGCGTCTTGGCGCAGAACTTGATTTTGAAGAATCCGAGGGAGCTGGCCATCGTCGGCGGGACTGGCGTTTTCCGGTTCGCTCGTGGATATATTCAGCTGAGAACTCACACTATCAATATGACGACGAAGAATGCGATCGTGAAGTACGATGCTTACGCATTACATTACTGA